The following coding sequences are from one Triticum dicoccoides isolate Atlit2015 ecotype Zavitan chromosome 4A, WEW_v2.0, whole genome shotgun sequence window:
- the LOC119286359 gene encoding NAD(P)H-quinone oxidoreductase subunit T, chloroplastic-like, with protein MAASTASSSPLTAFLHRHDERSRRRARFVVAASTADAEPSPEATAAASTAGPGMKKTVDTRIHWSDPDEGWVGGKAKKEGDGRKDEPMGRRFADLINNPSESHYQFLGISPGADLEEIKAAYRRLSKEYHPDTTRLPLKSASEKFIRLREVYKVLSKEESRRFYDWTLAQEAESRRLQQLRSRLEDPYELDLQNYEPVPDTVDRLGGKNMELSDQAMTALAFDIGIIIFSICCIIYALFFKEQY; from the exons ATGGCGGCATCCACAGCGTCGTCTAGCCCCTTGACGGCCTTCCTCCATCGGCACGACGAACGGAGCCGACGTCGCGCAAGGTTCGTCGTCGCGGCAAGCACGGCGGACGCCGAACCATCCCCAGAGGCTACAGCCGCGGCGTCGACGGCAGGGCCCGGGATGAAGAAGACGGTGGACACGAGGATACACTGGTCCGACCCGGACGAAGGGTGGGTGGGAGGAAAGGCGAAGAAGGAAGGCGACGGCCGCAAGGACGAGCCGATGGGGCGACGATTCGCCGACCTCATCAACAACCCGTCCGAGTCACACTACCA GTTCCTAGGAATATCGCCTGGCGCGGACTTGGAGGAGATCAAGGCGGCGTACCGGCGGCTGTCCAAGGAGTACCACCCGGACACGACGAGGCTGCCGCTCAAGTCGGCGTCGGAGAAGTTCATCCGGCTCCGGGAGGTGTACAAGGTGCTGAGCAAGGAGGAGAGCCGCCGCTTCTACGACTGGACGCTGGCGCAGGAGGCCGAGAGCCGCCGGCTGCAGCAGCTCAGGTCCCGCCTCGAGGACCCCTACGAGCTCGACCTCCAGAACTACGAGCCCGTGCCCGACACAGTGGATCGCCTTGGCGGGAAGAACATGGAGCTCAGCGACCAGGCCATGACAGCCCTCGCGTTCGAcatcggcatcatcatcttcagcaTCTGCTGCATCATCTACGCCCTCTTCTTCAAGGAGCAATACTGA